One Rattus norvegicus strain BN/NHsdMcwi chromosome 18, GRCr8, whole genome shotgun sequence DNA segment encodes these proteins:
- the Wnt8a gene encoding protein Wnt-8a precursor yields the protein MVRTMGHFFMLWVAAGMCYTAFGASAWSVNNFLITGPKAYVTYTASVALGAQMGMEECKFQFAWERWNCPEHAFQFSTHTRPRGATRETSFIHAIRSAAVMYAVTKNCSMGDLETCGCDESNNGKAGGHGWIWGGCSDNVEFGEKISRLFVDSLEKGKDARALMNLHNNRAGRLAVRASMKRTCKCHGISGSCSIQTCWLQLADFRQMGNYLKAKYDRALKIETDKRQLRAGNRAEGRWAPIEAFLPSAEAELIFLEGSPDYCNRNASLGIYGTEGRECLQNARSASRWEQRSCGRLCTECGLQVEERRTEAVSSCDCNFQWCCTVKCGQCRRVVNRYYCTRPAGSAGPRGTTTKSLVA from the exons ATGGTCAGGACCATGGGACACTTTTTCATGCTGTGGGTGGCTGCGGGCATGTGTTATACCGCTTTCGGTGCTTCTGCCTG GTCAGTGAACAATTTCCTGATAACAGGTCCCAAG GCCTATGTGACCTACACCGCCAGCGTGGCCTTGGGCGCTCAGATGGGCATGGAAGAGTGTAAGTTCCAGTTTGCCTGGGAGCGGTGGAACTGTCCTGAGCACGCTTTCCAGTTTTCAACCCACACCAGGCCGAGAGGTG CCACGAGAGAGACATCCTTCATCCATGCCATCCGCTCTGCTGCAGTCATGTACGCTGTCACCAAGAACTGTAGCATGGGCGACTTGGAAACCTGTGGCTGTGATGAGTCAAATAATGGGAAAGCAG GTGGCCATGGCTGGATCTGGGGAGGCTGCAGCGACAATGTGGAATTCGGGGAAAAGATCTCCAGACTCTTTGTGGACagtttggagaaaggaaaggatgcCAGAGCCCTGATGAATCTTCACAACAACAGGGCTGGCAGGCTG GCAGTGAGGGCCTCTATGAAAAGAACCTGCAAGTGTCATGGCATCTCAGGAAGCTGCAGCATCCAGACGTGTTGGCTGCAGCTGGCTGACTTCCGGCAGATGGGAAATTACCTAAAGGCCAAGTATGACCGCGCGCTGAAAATTGAGACGGATAAGCGCCAGCTCAGGGCTGGCAACAGAGCTGAAGGCCGCTGGGCTCCCATCGAGGCCTTCCTTCCCAGCGCAGAGGCTGAGCTGATCTTCTTAGAGGGGTCTCCTGACTACTGCAACCGCAATGCCAGCCTGGGCATCTACGGCACAGAGGGGCGGGAGTGCCTGCAGAACGCCCGCAGTGCTTCCCGGTGGGAGCAGCGCAGCTGTGGGCGCCTGTGCACCGAGTGTGGGCTGCAGGTGGAGGAGAGGCGAACAGAGGCCGTGAGCAGCTGTGACTGCAACTTTCAGTGGTGTTGCACGGTCAAGTGTGGCCAGTGCAGGCGTGTGGTGAACAGGTACTACTGCACACGCCCTGCAGGTAGTGCGGGGCCCCGGGGCACCACCACAAAGTCACTTGTTGCTTAG